In bacterium, the following are encoded in one genomic region:
- a CDS encoding hydrogenase iron-sulfur subunit, whose translation MSYEPRIVGFLCNWCSYTGADLAGTSRIQYPANVRVIRVLCSARVDPTFVVHALASGADGVLICGCHPGDCHYAEGNYKTMRRFPLLKRLLAAYGIEQERVRLEWVSASEGQRFADVVADMTERLRALGPCRVRSGLEADLVTR comes from the coding sequence GTGAGCTACGAACCGCGCATCGTCGGCTTTCTCTGCAACTGGTGCTCCTACACGGGGGCGGACCTGGCGGGCACCAGCCGCATCCAGTATCCGGCGAACGTGCGCGTCATCCGCGTGCTGTGCTCGGCGCGTGTGGATCCCACCTTCGTGGTGCACGCCCTGGCCTCCGGCGCGGACGGCGTGCTCATCTGCGGCTGCCATCCGGGGGACTGCCACTACGCCGAGGGCAACTACAAGACGATGCGCCGCTTCCCGCTGCTCAAGCGGCTCCTGGCCGCCTACGGGATCGAGCAGGAGCGGGTGCGGCTCGAGTGGGTGTCGGCGAGCGAAGGCCAGCGCTTCGCCGACGTGGTCGCCGACATGACGGAGCGTTTGCGCGCCCTTGGCCCCTGCCGCGTGCGCAGCGGACTGGAAGCCGACCTAGTGACGAGGTGA